Proteins encoded by one window of Bactrocera oleae isolate idBacOlea1 chromosome 4, idBacOlea1, whole genome shotgun sequence:
- the LOC106624738 gene encoding uncharacterized protein: MLPRKFGLLLLGLVFYLVSSEIVVASALQCSHCDGEDCDEPVLEDCTNENDQCYIRLDETLNFIGMGCASTLGNETEIANLIKNKELYVCSTADCNGFENLPQINECTVCDSATDVRCAVQPATAGTSRRCNTVPFTQCYERVNIANGGTTERGCLVELEGDDFYNCLSGEDDNCKVCTESGCNTEIVPADRQQCQRCDSDANSNCSNLPSALSTCPTYNINDTCVSVYESGVTRRGCASEFTCDATARNCEICVENGCNQANVQKRTEELYGIFQDLPLNCYTCVDEACETSKGLLRKCVGTLYQDCFTVFDAAGTVLERGCEASISAEHQSQCATNPALCFNCKSNGCNNNTEVKTKEQCLYCDTAINGDCAANISAITSTRDCVDGCVTALYERESTPNVFDLARTCFEDVEFDDRETCTEANNCVQCTGEKCNTAFVPAEGRLSCLHCDGDDCDSPVSSVCSTYSTNDQCYMFFDNVTYSAVRMGCKSSLPTGAIYNDVLHYFLCDGDDCNDYDNLPEAHICYVCNSATDVNCAIQPTAITNQVRCQINPHTDCFTRINDDGHTVRGCISTLNNTEFLSCNEGTPGEYCRICTQSNCNVNIYPSSRQRCYRCNSFDDPNCDNNPENSNYSACPIFDNDDICVTKLIDGIVHRGCGTELECDGGEDSKTCRTCEDSYCNDYVFTEYPIGNPGIFQELPLNCYNCNGTEECSASLGNVRKCQNNIYQTCTSVFNVTDGQLIGRGCSDAWEEACDDNENNCYDCKSNGCNVARTPDDYIECIFCDAQVDERCLTDVSKIQQRRACYKSCVTTLYNRTNDATPVRELIRTCLDDMDLDDREICADGNDANCKACDEEYCNDASVGERISCYQCVGDECQSPVAKACRAVTEGDQCFVEYDETRSIVELGCKSKYDPAEVRERIIAKRLWLCDGENCNTIDATPSSQLCALCNSITDANCAIAPQNVTSQTTCARAPYTQCYSRVLSDGHTERGCLTSIEDEDFYDCLLGANTAQCLACVGRRCNSEIFPQDRRSCQRCNSENDPTCQSSPNAASVCPIYGENEFCATKLVNGYTYRGCSSDFQCDVTDRLHCRYCNVDNCNTVDLSNLSGLDIGEPGKWQDLPLTCYNCQADDCRNATVTLYECENNNLQTCQTVFGADDEVVRRGCSDDVLATHEEYCEDNAGKCVGCKSNNCNNATSLDQYVDCYSCDSASDAQCAVDFVAANSTQRQCQGYCAVALYPRSSSENPSYELARTCLDDLELDDREKCLAGEHELCVACEGPLCNTASFPANRHRCYTCVDNECIDYKVAECSAYHPNDQCYISFDAENSIVGMGCRSDLESDVITELIKQKILLLCDGESCNGVESIPTAKTCSVCDSESDGRCATNPNLVTDIERCTNLPYTNCFTRVKENGHTARGCLSNLPEDTFYNCLYDNSTLCETCTGDKCNGLDVFPRNRWQCQQCSSDIDPLCSSTPNSNMICPIYNQNDSCVTNLRDGITTRGCASSMRCDDESDRNTCRICTISGCNTVDLEKVQEQGQPGRWQDVPITCRTCEGEANCESLGNYRVCTSNIYQSCMTVFNTDGKVIQRGCSDAVEENNNALCTTNPENCLRCNSNGCNNSTRLADYIDCIYCDTDSNGNCLNNASAVTQTRKCNTYCVTALYPKYDEFNPAYGLARTCFDDLEYDDREACAAGQKEHCQVCAEASCNTQTVPEARLSCNVCQGDDCQDLQPQSCATYREGDQCYIQFDEERSIVGFGCRSEFSNAEADYLLQNKRLFYCDGDNCNTFDALPAAQTCKLCSSRTDLDCATNPNSVTATTRCSFLPYTECYTRILGGGFTERGCLSSLYDDEFSSCLNGTAPYCQACRGNSCNNELYPEDRLSCHICDSITDPTCTNHPNSVDFCPLHVAGDSCVTAYSDDVTYRGCSSSLRCDASQPRSCWPCEGAACNTINLSRRQDDNYGKWQDLPLSCLSCNGTSCGDVNSVQSLTCANNNEQDCVTVFQSGNVVRRGCSDAVEEEYGDYCDTNSDNCLNCKSNSCNNATALTQYNECIYCDTQKNLSCLWNPESAVHKTRQCQGGCMTALYPSDSSSDPGYEMIRTCLDDKEAADRATCNGELCQRCVGNKCNSATVPAERLSCYQCEGNDCDEPELKLCPLYKSEDQCFTWFDETNSVSQMGCVSSFRDQEITAIISTKRVLVCEGDACNSLNELPGPQKCAICDSRTDYTCAVNAQEISTFNTCNIYPYTNCYTKLVSTDGSTTRGCLSDLPTTEFVNCVLGNDKNCSICIGEGCNREVFPEDRQQCYTCTSEDDDYCQSNPTRLLPCPYVTETEKCRTAVSNNVTIRGCSSEILCDLNDRNCVSCNGSACNSIDLLNRAKDDGVHGVWQDLPLRCHTCEGEHCLQSLGPAYECTGNIAQDCVTVFTTDGDVKRRGCFDDVEIYEQRHCRENPHLCFSCKSNECNDAWNTTDYIECNFCNSDTDPLCSTDPQNANFTKRACNKECMVAVKGSQVIRSCLDDKELYHRNECRGDSDECSSCNTPNCNDFVYPENYFSCHVCTDASCLTSVSQRCENAVDNDYCFAKYENGRPELLGCASSQNQNNLTAWEAENKLYTCPTVDCNEISRLPTLGVQCVLCNSEITPACAQNPTAVAAITSCPALQTQCVTHLNGAGHTLRGCLSELAQNEQVACLANGTCTTCVGDSCNNAIFPINRRRCHICLSSVNENCSNNPNYLQVCPIYSSTDQCVTRYDDFTERGCNSQITCDVSDGRTCNICSSDGCNTVELTGGATVLSAVSLLTTLVFAIVAMLVIT, encoded by the exons TTGTTGCCTCTGCTCTTCAATGTAGTCATTGTGATGGCGAGGACTGTGACGAGCCTGTGTTGGAAGATTGCACCAATGAGAATGATCAGTGTTATATACGGCTAGATGAAACCCTAAACTTCATTGGCATGGGTTGTGCCTCGACTTTGGGGAATGAGACTGAAATTGCCaacttaatcaaaaataaagagCTTTACGTGTGTTCGACGGCGGATTGTAATGGTTTTGAAAATTTACCACAAATAAATGAATGCACCGTTTGCGACTCGGCAACAGATGTGAGATGTGCCGTTCAGCCTGCAACTGCAGGTACATCGAGACGTTGCAATACTGTGCCCTTTACACAGTGCTATGAACGTGTCAATATCGCAAACGGTGGCACGACAGAACGTGGTTGTCTCGTCGAACTGGAAGGTGATGATTTCTACAATTGCCTTAGTGGAGAGGATGATAATTGCAAAGTGTGCACGGAGAGTGGCTGCAATACAGAG ATCGTGCCCGCCGATCGGCAACAATGTCAACGCTGTGATTCCGATGCGAATAGCAATTGCAGCAACCTGCCATCAGCGCTCTCCACTTGCCCCACATATAACATAAACGATACATGCGTATCTGTCTACGAGTCCGGTGTGACACGTCGTGGCTGCGCTAGTGAGTTCACTTGCGATGCAACTGccagaaattgtgaaatttgcgTTGAGAATGGCTGCAATCAAGCAAATGTGCAGAAACGTACCGAGGAATTGTACGGTATTTTCCAAGACTTGCCATTGAATTGTTACACTTGCGTGGATGAAGCTTGCGAGACGAGCAAAGGATTATTGCGCAAATGTGTGGGTACCTTATATCAAGATTGTTTCACGGTCTTTGATGCCGCTGGAACAGTATTGGAACGCGGCTGTGAAGCAAGCATTAGTGCCGAACATCAGTCCCAATGCGCCACAAACCCGGCACTTTGTTTCAATTGCAAATCGAAcggttgcaacaacaacactgaaGTTAAAACGAAAGAACAATGTCTGTATTGCGATACAGCCATCAATGGCGATTGTGCAGCGAATATTTCCGCAATTACAAGCACACGCGATTGCGTAGATGGCTGCGTGACGGCGTTGTATGAGCGCGAATCAACACCTAATGTGTTCGATCTGGCGCGCACCTGCTTTGAGGATGTTGAGTTTGATGATCGCGAGACATGCACCGAGGCGAATAACTGTGTCCAATGCACCGGCGAGAAATGTAATACAGCGTTCGTGCCTGCCGAAGGACGCCTCTCTTGTTTGCACTGCGATGGCGATGATTGTGACAGTCCAGTATCGAGTGTTTGTAGCACTTATTCCACAAATGATCAGTGTTATATGTTCTTTGATAATGTAACATACAGCGCTGTGCGTATGGGTTGCAAGAGCAGTTTGCCAACTGGTGCGATTTACAATGATGTCCTGCATTATTTCCTCTGCGATGGTGACGATTGCAATGATTACGACAATTTACCGGAAGCTCATATATGTTACGTTTGCAATTCGGCGACAGATGTGAATTGTGCCATCCAACCTACAGCCATTACAAATCAAGTGAGATGTCAAATAAATCCGCATACCGACTGCTTTACGCGCATTAATGATG ATGGTCACACTGTACGTGGCTGTATTAGTACACTAAATAATACGGAGTTCCTCAGCTGCAATGAAGGCACACCCGGCGAGTACTGCAGAATCTGCACTCAAAGCAACTGCAATGTGAACATCTATCCCAGTAGTCGCCAACGCTGCTACCGTTGCAATTCCTTCGACGACCCCAACTGCGACAATAATCCTGAGAATAGTAATTATTCTGCTTGTCCGATATTTGACAATGATGATATTTGTGTGACTAAATTGATCGATGGCATTGTGCATCGCGGTTGTGGCACCGAACTAGAATGTGATGGTGGTGAAGACTCGAAGACTTGTCGTACGTGTGAGGACTCCTATTGTAACGATTATGTCTTCACGGAGTATCCCATTGGCAATCCAGGTATTTTCCAGGAATTGCCATTGAACTGTTACAACTGCAATGGCACCGAGGAGTGCAGCGCCAGTTTAGGAAATGTGCGAAAAtgccaaaataatatatatcaaaCCTGTACGTCGGTATTTAATGTAACCGATGGCCAATTAATCGGACGTGGCTGTAGTGATGCCTGGGAGGAGGCGTGTGATGATAATGAAAACAATTGTTACGATTGCAAATCGAATGGTTGTAATGTGGCCAGGACGCCAGATGACTACATCGAATGTATCTTTTGTGACGCGCAAGTAGATGAGCGCTGCTTGACTGATGTCAGTAAAATCCAGCAGAGGCGCGCGTGTTATAAGAGTTGTGTAACGACTTTGTATAATCGCACCAATGATGCCACGCCGGTGCGTGAATTAATACGCACCTGTCTCGATGATATGGATTTGGACGATCGTGAAATCTGTGCCGATGGTAATGATGCAAACTGCAAAGCATGTGACGAGGAATATTGTAATGATGCCAGTGTTGGTGAGCGCATTTCGTGTTATCAATGTGTGGGCGATGAATGTCAAAGTCCTGTAGCAAAAGCTTGTCGCGCTGTAACCGAAGGCGATCAATGCTTCGTAGAATACGATGAGACCAGATCGATTGTGGAATTGGGTTGCAAGAGCAAGTACGACCCGGCTGAGGTTAGGGAGCGTATTATAGCTAAACGTCTGTGGCTTTGTGATGGTGAAAATTGTAATACTATCGATGCCACGCCATCAAGTCAACTTTGTGCTCTTTGCAATTCGATAACCGATGCGAACTGTGCGATTGCGCCGCAAAATGTCACATCGCAAACAACATGCGCCAGAGCACCTTATACGCAATGCTATTCGCGTGTGTTGAGTG ACGGCCATACGGAACGCGGCTGCTTGACCAGCATTGAGGATGAGGACTTCTACGATTGTTTGCTGGGCGCAAATACAGCGCAGTGCTTAGCTTGTGTTGGTAGGCGATGCAATTCTGAG ATCTTCCCACAAGATCGTCGCAGCTGTCAACGCTGCAATTCCGAAAACGATCCCACTTGCCAAAGCTCGCCGAACGCCGCTTCAGTATGTCCAATCTATGGCGAAAATGAATTCTGTGCCACTAAATTGGTTAACGGCTACACCTACCGCGGTTGCAGCTCCGATTTCCAATGTGACGTCACAGACAGGCTACATTGTCGCTATTGCAACGTAGACAATTGTAATACTGTTGACTTGAGCAATTTGAGTGGCTTAGATATCGGCGAGCCGGGTAAATGGCAGGATCTGCCATTAACTTGCTACAATTGCCAAGCGGACGATTGCCGCAATGCGACCGTTACACTGTATGAATGCGAAAACAATAACCTGCAAACTTGCCAAACTGTCTTTGGCGCTGATGATGAGGTGGTGCGACGCGGTTGTAGTGACGATGTCTTGGCAACACATGAGGAATACTGTGAAGATAATGCTGGCAAATGTGTCGGCTGCAAAtcaaataattgtaataatgCCACCAGTTTGGATCAATATGTTGATTGTTACTCATGTGACTCGGCGAGTGACGCACAATGTGCTGTAGACTTCGTTGCCGCAAATAGTACGCAGCGTCAATGTCAAGGTTATTGCGCTGTGGCATTGTATCCACGTAGTAGCTCCGAAAATCCATCGTACGAACTGGCACGCACATGTTTGGACGATTTGGAGCTGGACGATCGAGAGAAATGTTTGGCGGGTGAACATGAGCTTTGTGTGGCATGCGAGGGTCCGCTATGCAACACTGCCTCTTTTCCGGCAAACAGACATAGGTGCTACACCTGTGTGGATAACGAATGCATTGACTATAAAGTGGCCGAATGTAGCGCCTACCATCCGAATGATCAATGTTACATTAGCTTCGATGCAGAGAACAGCATTGTTGGTATGGGTTGTCGCAGTGACTTAGAGTCCGATGTCATAACGGAACTTATTAAACAGAAGATACTGTTATTGTGTGATGGTGAGTCATGCAATGGAGTGGAATCTATACCAACCGCTAAAACTTGTTCGGTGTGTGATTCCGAGAGCGATGGACGTTGTGCGACCAACCCTAACCTGGTGACCGATATAGAACGCTGTACGAATCTGCCCTACACGAATTGTTTCACTCGCGTAAAGGAGA ATGGCCATACCGCACGTGGTTGTCTTTCCAACTTGCCCGAGGACACCTTCTACAACTGTCTCTACGACAACAGTACCCTTTGTGAGACTTGCACCGGTGACAAATGCAATGGTTTGGACGTTTTCCCCAGAAACCGTTGGCAATGTCAACAATGTAGCTCCGATATAGATCCACTTTGCAGCAGCACACCGAACAGCAACATGATCTGTCCGATCTACAACCAAAATGATAGCTGTGTCACGAATTTGCGCGATGGCATTACGACACGTGGCTGCGCGTCCAGCATGCGCTGCGACGATGAAAGTGACAGGAATACTTGCCGCATTTGCACCATCAGTGGTTGTAATACGGTGGACTTGGAGAAAGTACAAGAACAAGGCCAACCCGGCAGATGGCAGGATGTACCGATTACATGTCGCACATGTGAAGGCGAAGCGAATTGCGAGAGTTTAGGCAACTATCGTGTTTGTACCAGCAATATATACCAGAGCTGTATGACAGTCTTTAATACAGACGGTAAGGTAATACAACGTGGCTGCAGTGACGCTGTCGAGGAAAACAATAACGCGCTTTGCACCACGAACCCAGAAAATTGCTTGCGTTGCAACTCGAACGGCTGCAACAACTCAACACGTTTAGCCGATTACATTGACTGTATTTATTGTGACACTGATAGCAATGGTAACTGTTTGAACAACGCCAGTGCGGTGACGCAGACACGTAAGTGTAATACATACTGCGTGACAGCGCTCTACCCCAAGTATGACGAATTCAACCCTGCCTACGGACTGGCGCGCACATGCTTCGACGATTTGGAGTATGATGATCGTGAAGCTTGCGCGGCTGGCCAAAAAGAACATTGCCAGGTCTGCGCTGAAGCCAGTTGTAACACGCAGACAGTGCCGGAGGCACGTCTAAGCTGTAATGTGTGTCAAGGTGATGATTGCCAGGACCTACAGCCGCAGTCATGTGCCACATATCGCGAGGGTGACCAATGTTACATACAATTCGATGAGGAGCGCAGCATTGTCGGCTTCGGTTGCCGCAGTGAGTTCAGCAATGCTGAAGCTGATTATCTGCTACAAAATAAACGACTGTTCTACTGTGATGGTGATAATTGTAACACTTTCGATGCGTTACCAGCAGCACAGACCTGTAAGCTCTGTAGCTCACGCACCGATTTGGATTGTGCCACAAATCCAAACAGCGTCACAGCCACTACTCGTTGCTCGTTCTTGCCATACACTGAGTGTTACACACGCATACTAGGGGGTGGATTTACTGAGCGTGGCTGTCTCTCTAGCTTGTACGATGACGAATTCAGTAGCTGCTTAAATGGCACTGCACCATATTGTCAGGCCTGCAGGGGCAACTCCTGCAATAATGAATTGTATCCGGAAGATCGACTTTCATGCCACATTTGCGATTCCATCACAGATCCGACTTGCACAAACCATCCAAACAGTGTGGACTTTTGTCCGTTGCACGTCGCCGGCGATAGCTGTGTCACAGCTTACAGTGATGATGTGACCTATCGTGGCTGCAGTTCGAGCTTGCGCTGTGATGCCTCCCAGCCGAGATCTTGTTGGCCGTGTGAGGGCGCTGCTTGTAATACCATCAATTTATCACGTAGACAAGATGATAACTATGGCAAATGGCAAGATCTGCCGTTGAGTTGTCTCTCGTGCAACGGTACGTCGTGCGGTGATGTCAATAGTGTACAGTCCTTAACTTGTGCGAACAACAATGAACAGGACTGCGTTACGGTGTTCCAAAGCGGTAATGTTGTCAGACGTGGCTGTAGTGATGCTGTTGAGGAGGAATACGGTGACTACTGTGACACTAATTCGGATAATTGTTTGAACTGCAAGTCCAATTCATGCAACAATGCAACAGCTCTGACACAATACAACGAGTGTATCTACTGTGACACACAAAAGAATCTGTCGTGTTTGTGGAACCCAGAAAGCGCTGTGCACAAAACGCGTCAATGTCAAGGTGGTTGCATGACTGCGTTGTATCCCTCGGATAGTAGCAGTGATCCCGGTTACGAAATGATACGCACCTGCTTGGATGACAAAGAGGCCGCTGATCGAGCAACATGTAACGGTGAGCTATGCCAGCGTTGTGTGGGTAATAAGTGCAACTCTGCAACGGTGCCGGCTGAACGTCTGAGTTGTTATCAGTGTGAAGGTAACGACTGTGATGAACCCGAGTTGAAATTGTGCCCTCTTTACAAGAGTGAAGATCAGTGCTTCACTTGGTTCGATGAGACTAACAGCGTTAGTCAAATGGGTTGTGTGAGCTCGTTCCGCGATCAAGAAATAACCGCGATTATCAGCACGAAGCGTGTGCTTGTTTGCGAGGGTGATGCTTGCAATTCGTTGAATGAATTACCGGGACCACAGAAGTGTGCCATTTGTGATTCGAGGACAGATTATACTTGCGCAGTGAACGCACAGGAGATTAGCACATTTAACACCTGCAACATATATCCGTATACCAACTGCTACACTAAATTGGTCAGCACGG ATGGATCGACAACACGTGGTTGCTTGAGTGATCTGCCAACCACCGAATTCGTCAACTGTGTTTTGGGCAATGATAAGAACTGCAGCATTTGTATTGGCGAGGGTTGCAATCGTGAG GTTTTCCCGGAGGATCGTCAACAGTGTTACACCTGTACTAGCGAAGATGATGATTACTGCCAGTCCAACCCAACACGCCTCTTGCCATGCCCATACGTTACAGAGACAGAGAAATGCCGAACCGCCGTAAGCAACAACGTTACAATACGTGGCTGCAGCTCGGAGATCTTGTGTGACCTTAACGACAGAAACTGCGTCTCATGCAATGGTAGCGCCTGCAACTCCATCGATCTGCTGAACCGAGCCAAAGACGATGGCGTACATGGTGTGTGGCAAGATTTGCCATTAAGATGTCACACCTGTGAGGGCGAACACTGCCTGCAGTCGTTGGGGCCAGCCTACGAATGCACCGGTAATATAGCACAAGACTGTGTGACTGTCTTCACAACGGACGGTGATGTGAAGCGTCGTGGTTGTTTCGATGATGTTGAAATCTACGAGCAACGCCATTGTCGTGAAAATCCACATCTATGTTTCAGCTGCAAATCCAACGAATGTAATGATGCTTGGAATACGACGGATTATATCGAGTGCAATTTCTGTAATTCCGATACGGATCCATTGTGCTCAACTGATCCACAAAACGCTAACTTCACCAAACGAGCCTGTAATAAGGAATGTATGGTGGCAGTTAAGGGCTCACAGGTGATACGCTCCTGTTTGGATGACAAGGAATTGTACCATCGCAACGAGTGCCGTGGAGATAGCGACGAATGCTCCAGCTGTAACACTCCCAATTGTAATGATTTCGTTTATCCCGAAAACTACTTTAGCTGCCACGTTTGCACTGACGCCTCATGCCTCACCAGTGTCAGCCAACGTTGCGAGAATGCGGTCGACAATGATTACTGTTTTGCCAAATACGAAAATGGACGTCCCGAACTCTTGGGTTGTGCCAGTTCgcaaaatcaaaacaatctgACGGCATGGGAAGCGGAGAACAAATTGTACACTTGCCCAACTGTTGACTGTAATGAAATCTCTCGTTTGCCAACTCTAGGTGTGCAGTGTGTGTTGTGTAATTCGGAGATTACACCCGCATGCGCTCAAAACCCAACCGCAGTCGCAGCTATCACCTCATGTCCAGCGCTCCAAACTCAATGTGTCACGCATCTGAATGGCG CGGGCCATACATTGCGCGGCTGTCTAAGCGAGTTGGCTCAAAATGAGCAAGTGGCATGCCTAGCTAACGGCACATGCACCACATGTGTTGGAGACAGTTGTAACAATGCG ATCTTCCCCATCAATCGTCGTAGATGTCACATCTGTCTCTCTTCGGTCAATGAGAATTGCTCTAACAATCCCAATTATCTGCAGGTCTGTCCGATCTACTCATCTACCGATCAGTGTGTGACCAGATATGATGACTTCACTGAGCGTGGTTGCAATTCGCAAATCACTTGTGACGTCAGTGACGGGCGGACATGTAATATTTGCTCAAGTGACGGCTGTAATACAGTCGAGCTGACCGGTGGCGCCACCGTACTGTCTGCAGTCAGTTTATTGACGACGTTAGTGTTCGCTATTGTTGCAATGTTAGTGATTACATAG